The proteins below are encoded in one region of Pan paniscus chromosome 4, NHGRI_mPanPan1-v2.0_pri, whole genome shotgun sequence:
- the HSPA4 gene encoding heat shock 70 kDa protein 4, with protein MSVVGIDLGFQSCYVAVARAGGIETIANEYSDRCTPACISFGPKNRSIGAAAKSQVISNAKNTVQGFKRFHGRAFSDPFVEAEKSNLAYDIVQLPTGLTGIKVTYMEEERNFTTEQVTAMLLSKLKETAESVLKKPVVDCVVSVPCFYTDAERRSVMDATQIAGLNCLRLMNETTAVALAYGIYKQDLPALEEKPRNVVFVDMGHSAYQVSVCAFNRGKLKVLATAFDTTLGGRKFDEVLVNHFCEEFGKKYKLDIKSKIRALLRLSQECEKLKKLMSANASDLPLSIECFMNDVDVSGTMNRGKFLEMCNDLLARVEPPLRSVLEQTKLKKEDIYAVEIVGGATRIPAVKEKISKFFGKELSTTLNADEAVTRGCALQCAILSPAFKVREFSITDVVPYPISLRWNSPAEEGSSDCEVFSKNHAAPFSKVLTFYRKEPFTLEAYYSSPQDLPYPDPAIAQFSVQKVTPQSDGSSSKVKVKVRVNVHGIFSVSSASLVEVHKSEENEEPMETDQNAKEEEKMQVDQEEPHVEEQQQQTPAENKAESEEMETSQAGSKDKKMDQPPQAKKAKVKTSTVDLPIENQLLWQIDREMLNLYIENEGKMIMQDKLEKERNDAKNAVEEYVYEMRDKLSGEYEKFVSEDDRNSFTLKLEDTENWLYEDGEDQPKQVYVDKLAELKNLGQPIKIRFQESEERPKLFEELGKQIQQYMKIISSFKNKEDQYDHLDAADMTKVEKSTNEAMEWMNNKLNLQNKQSLTMDPVVKSKEIEAKIKELTSICSPVISKPKPKVEPPKEEQKNAEQNGPVDGQGDNPGPQAAEQGTDTAVPSDSDKKLPEMDID; from the exons GTAATTTCTAATGCAAAGAACACAGTCCAAGGATTTAAAAGATTCCATGGCCGAGCATTCTCTGATCCATTTGTGGAGGCAGAAAAATCTAACCTTGCATATGATATTGTGCAGTTGCCTACAGGATTAACAGGTATAAAG GTGACATATATGGAGGAAGAGCGAAATTTTACCACTGAGCAGGTGACTGCCATGCTTTTGTCCAAACTGAAGGAGACAGCCGAAAGTGTTCTTAAGAAGCCTGTAGTTGACTGTGTTGTTTCG gttcCTTGTTTCTATACTGATGCAGAAAGACGATCAGTGATGGATGCAACACAGATTGCTGGTCTTAATTGCTTGCGATTAATGAATGAAACCACTGCAG ttGCTCTTGCATATGGAATCTATAAGcaggatcttcctgccttagaagagaaaccaagaaatgtagtttttgtagacatgggccACTCTGCTTATCAAGTTTCTGTATGTGCATTTAATAGAGGAAAACTGaaa GTTCTGGCCACTGCATTTGACACGACATTGGGAGGTAGAAAATTTGATGAAGTGTTAGTAAATCACTTCTGTGAAGAATTTGGGAAGAAATACAAGCTAGACATTAAGTCCAAAATCCGTGCATTATTACGACTCTCTCAGGAGTGTGAGAAACTCAAGAAATTGATGAGTGCAAATGCTTCAGATCTCCCTTTGAGCATTGAATGTTTTATGAATGATGTTGATGTATCTGGAACTATGAATAG aggcAAATTTCTGGAGATGTGCAATGATCTCTTAGCTAGAGTGGAGCCACCACTTCGTAGTGTTTTGGAACAAACCA agttaaagaaagaagatatttatgcagtgGAGATAGTTGGTGGTGCTACACGAATCCCTGCGGTAAAAGAGAAGATCAGCAAATTTTTCGGTAAAGAACTTAGTACAACATTAAATGCTGATGAAGCTGTCACTCGAGGCTGTGCATTGCAG TGTGCCATCTTATCGCCTGCTTTCAAAGTCAGAGAATTTTCTATCACTGATGTAGTACCATATCCAATATCTCTGAGATGGAATTCTCCAGCTGAAGAAGGGTCAAG TGACTGTGAAGTCTTTTCCAAAAATCATGCTGCTCCTTTCTCTAAAGTTCTTACATTTTATAGAAAGGAACCTTTCACTCTTGAGGCCTACTACAGCTCTCCTCAGGATTTGCCCTATCCAGATCCTGCTATAG CTCAGTTTTCAGTTCAGAAAGTCACTCCTCAGTCTGATGGCTCCAGTTCAAAAGTGAAAGTCAAAGTTCGAGTAAATGTCCATGGCATTTTCAGTGTGTCCAGTGCATCTTTAGTGGAGGTTCACAAGTCTGAGGAAAATGAGGAGCCAATGGAAACAGATCAGAATGCAAAGGAGGAAGAG AAGATGCAAGTGGACCAGGAGGAACCACATGTTGAAGAGCAACAGCAGCAGACACCAGCAGAAAATAAGGCAGAGTCTGAAGAAATGGAG ACCTCTCAAGCTGGATCCAAGGATAAAAAGATGGACCAACCACCCCAAGCCAAGAAGGCAAAAGTGAAGACCAGTACTGTGGACCTGCCAATCGAGAATCAGCTATTATGGCAGATAGACAGAGAGATGCTCAACTTGTACATTGAAAATGAG GGTAAGATGATCATGCAGGATAAACTGGAGAAGGAGCGGAATGATGCTAAGAACGCAGTGGAGGAATATGTGTATGAAATGAGAGACAAGCTTAGTGGTGAATATGAGAAGTTTGTGAGTGAAGAT gATCGTAACAGTTTTACTTTGAAACTGGAAGATACTGAAAATTGGTTGTATGAGGATGGAGAAGACCAGCCAAAGCAAGTTTATGTTGATAAGTTGGCTGAATTAAAA AATCTAGGTCAACCTATTAAGATACGTTTCCAGGAATCTGAAGAACGACCAAAATTATTTGAAGAACTAGGGAAACAGATCCAACAGTATATGAAAATAATCAGCTCTTTCAAAAACAAG GAGGACCAGTATGATCATTTGGATGCTGCTGACATGACAAAGGTAGAAAAAAGCACAAATGAAGCAATGGAGTGGATGAATAACAAGCTAAATCTGCAGAACAAGCAGAGTTTGACCATGGATCCAGTTGTCAAGTCAAAAGAGATTGAAGCTAAAATTAAG GAGCTGACAAGTATTTGTAGCCCTGTAATTTCAAAGCCCAAACCCAAAGTGGAACCTCCAAAAGAGGAACAAAAAAACGCAGAGCAGAATGGACCAGTGGATGGACAAGGAGACAACCCAGGCCCCCAGGCTGCTGAGCAGGGTACAGACACAGCTGTGCCTTCGGATTCAGACAAGAAGCTTCCTGAAATGGACATTGATTGA